One segment of Pseudodesulfovibrio sp. 5S69 DNA contains the following:
- a CDS encoding dTDP-4-dehydrorhamnose 3,5-epimerase family protein: protein MKKHDTGLEGLYVLESEPVGDHRGIFARLFCAKELAGIGLDKPIRQINLSRTTARGALRGMHFQNPPFAEIKIVRCIRGACFDVAVDLRPKSPSYLKWHSEILTPDNFKAMYIPEGYAHGFQALEPDTELLYCHTEYYAPGAEGGVRYDDPALAIAWPLPVADLSARDGQFEYITT from the coding sequence ATGAAAAAACACGACACCGGACTCGAAGGGCTCTACGTCTTGGAATCGGAACCCGTGGGCGACCACCGGGGGATCTTCGCCCGCCTGTTCTGCGCGAAGGAACTGGCCGGAATAGGCCTGGACAAGCCCATCAGGCAGATCAACCTCTCCCGCACCACGGCCAGGGGCGCCCTACGCGGGATGCATTTCCAGAACCCGCCCTTCGCCGAAATCAAGATCGTGCGCTGCATCCGGGGGGCGTGTTTCGACGTGGCCGTCGACCTCCGCCCCAAGTCCCCTTCCTACCTCAAGTGGCACAGCGAAATATTGACTCCCGACAATTTCAAGGCCATGTACATACCCGAAGGGTACGCCCACGGCTTCCAAGCGCTCGAACCGGACACCGAACTCCTCTACTGCCATACGGAATACTACGCCCCGGGGGCCGAGGGCGGCGTCCGCTACGACGATCCCGCCCTGGCCATCGCTTGGCCGCTGCCCGTGGCAGACCTGTCGGCCCGCGACGGCCAATTCGAATACATAACCACATAA
- a CDS encoding glycosyltransferase family 9 protein yields MKDISNLHPKKILVCQLRQIGDVLLATPSIQLLKERFPDAEIHLLTEKKCLPVVENNPHLSHIWAIDKKKLKNPFLALLWYRKVGRGGYDLIVDFQRLPRCRYVIMFSGAKVKLTQHTAWYNRFFYTHFSDVIYGYAAMFKASILRPLGINWDGELPKIYLTDEERAWADEFIRAEGMEENRFVTIDPSHRRITRKWPERHFAGLIKLMRKRHPELKFFILYGPGEIEVARKVAELAGEGAVISEHMLTLREMAAIQEKAALHVGNCSAPRHFAVAVDTPSLAIHGATGFGWCPKSERHSSVDKGLPCRSCNKNSCETLECLETFLPEECLDEALRLLAFKLQ; encoded by the coding sequence ATGAAAGATATTTCCAATCTACATCCGAAAAAAATCCTGGTCTGCCAGCTCAGGCAGATCGGCGACGTGCTTCTGGCCACGCCGTCCATCCAGCTCCTGAAGGAACGCTTTCCGGACGCGGAGATACATCTGCTCACCGAAAAGAAGTGCCTCCCCGTGGTGGAGAACAACCCGCACCTTTCCCACATCTGGGCCATCGACAAGAAAAAGCTCAAAAACCCCTTCCTGGCCCTGCTCTGGTACCGCAAGGTCGGTCGCGGCGGCTACGATCTGATCGTGGACTTCCAGCGGCTGCCCCGCTGCCGGTACGTGATCATGTTCTCGGGGGCAAAGGTCAAGCTGACCCAGCACACCGCCTGGTACAACCGCTTCTTCTACACCCACTTCAGCGACGTGATCTACGGCTACGCGGCCATGTTCAAGGCGTCCATCCTGCGCCCGCTGGGCATCAACTGGGATGGCGAACTGCCCAAAATCTACCTGACCGACGAGGAACGGGCCTGGGCCGACGAATTCATCCGGGCCGAGGGCATGGAGGAAAACCGCTTCGTGACCATCGACCCGTCCCATCGGCGGATCACCCGCAAATGGCCCGAACGCCACTTCGCCGGGCTGATCAAGCTGATGCGCAAGCGGCACCCCGAACTCAAGTTCTTCATCCTCTACGGCCCCGGCGAGATCGAGGTGGCCCGCAAGGTGGCCGAACTGGCGGGCGAAGGCGCGGTCATCTCCGAACACATGCTCACCCTGCGCGAGATGGCCGCCATCCAGGAAAAAGCCGCCCTGCACGTGGGCAACTGCTCGGCCCCCAGGCACTTCGCCGTGGCCGTGGACACCCCGTCCCTGGCCATCCACGGAGCCACCGGGTTCGGCTGGTGCCCCAAGTCCGAGCGCCATTCCAGCGTGGACAAGGGGCTGCCCTGCCGCTCCTGCAACAAGAACTCCTGCGAGACCCTGGAGTGCCTGGAGACCTTCCTCCCCGAGGAATGCCTGGACGAGGCCCTGCGCCTGCTCGCCTTCAAACTGCAGTAG
- the neuC gene encoding UDP-N-acetylglucosamine 2-epimerase codes for MRICVFTGTRAEYGLLTPLLKRLEADPDVEPTLLVTGSHLSERHGHTVDAIRADGFAIGAEVPLPLTDDSRLGVALAMGEAVSGCARALDVLAPDLLVLLGDRWECLACATAANLLGVPVAHIHGGETTEGAVDEQFRHAITKLARLHFTSCEPYRKRVIQMGEVPDRVFNVGALGVENVKTAALMDRTALEADLGFSLSEKFLLVTYHPATLAEDGAAETEGFFAGLETVLAEDKSLKAVITGANADPGGSLVDARAARLHDTFPERTLVTPSLGLIRYLSAMRLCAAVAGNSSSGILEAPSFNVPTVNAGDRQKGRERAASVFDCAPDAGAVARTLRRALSPQGADIAKQARNPYEKHGTSRRMLDILKHGAPKGPKPFFDIDYRLSKD; via the coding sequence GTGAGAATCTGCGTCTTCACCGGTACCCGGGCAGAATACGGGCTGCTCACCCCGCTCCTGAAGCGGCTTGAAGCGGACCCGGACGTGGAGCCGACCCTGCTCGTCACGGGCTCCCACCTGTCCGAACGCCACGGCCATACCGTGGACGCCATCCGTGCCGACGGCTTCGCCATCGGGGCCGAGGTTCCCCTGCCGCTCACCGACGACTCCCGCCTGGGCGTGGCCCTGGCCATGGGCGAGGCGGTGTCCGGCTGCGCCCGCGCCCTGGATGTGCTCGCGCCGGACCTGCTGGTGCTCCTGGGCGACCGCTGGGAGTGCTTGGCCTGCGCCACGGCCGCGAACCTGCTGGGCGTACCCGTGGCCCACATCCACGGCGGCGAAACCACCGAAGGGGCCGTGGACGAGCAATTCCGGCACGCCATCACCAAGTTGGCCCGGCTCCACTTCACCTCCTGCGAGCCCTACCGCAAACGGGTCATCCAGATGGGCGAGGTCCCGGACAGGGTCTTCAACGTGGGCGCGCTCGGCGTGGAGAACGTCAAGACCGCGGCCCTCATGGACCGTACGGCCCTGGAAGCAGACCTCGGCTTTTCCCTGAGCGAAAAATTTCTCCTGGTTACCTACCACCCGGCCACCCTGGCCGAGGACGGCGCGGCCGAGACCGAAGGATTCTTCGCCGGGCTTGAGACCGTGCTGGCCGAAGACAAATCCCTGAAAGCGGTGATCACCGGGGCCAACGCCGACCCCGGCGGCTCACTGGTGGATGCCCGCGCCGCCCGGCTGCACGACACATTTCCCGAGCGCACCCTGGTCACCCCGTCCCTGGGCCTGATCCGCTATCTGTCGGCCATGCGCCTGTGCGCGGCCGTGGCGGGCAACTCCTCCTCCGGCATCCTGGAGGCCCCAAGCTTCAACGTGCCCACGGTCAACGCGGGCGACCGCCAGAAAGGGCGCGAGCGGGCAGCCTCGGTTTTCGACTGTGCGCCCGACGCCGGCGCCGTGGCCCGGACCCTGCGCCGCGCCCTGTCGCCCCAAGGGGCGGACATTGCCAAGCAGGCCCGGAACCCGTATGAAAAGCACGGCACCAGCCGGCGCATGCTGGACATTCTGAAACATGGCGCGCCCAAAGGGCCCAAACCCTTCTTCGACATCGACTACCGCCTGTCCAAGGACTAG
- a CDS encoding LegC family aminotransferase — protein sequence MDAIIQFIRQLYGEPEAFILLHAPVFTGREKEYLTHCIDTTFVSSVGEYVTRFEDMTRDFTGAKRAVAVVNGTCGLTAALELVGVGHGDLVLTQGLTFVATANAISNTGAIPIFIDSDPDTLGMSPDALVAWLDAHPEEVPRIKACVPVHILGHACRIREICDICEQHSIPVVEDAAEGLGSFLDGRHLGTFGKLGVLSYNGNKTITTGGGGMILAGDEELGGHVKHMTATAKVPHRWEFRHDAVAWNYRMPNINAALGCAQMEKLDEILADKRAVAAAYRDFFASVDGIDYVDAPEGCLSNYWLNTVLFEDRARRDEFLARSNDAGVMTRPLWALMADLPMYANHENDGLKNARELAERAVNLPSGPRLKP from the coding sequence GTGGACGCCATCATCCAATTCATACGGCAGCTCTACGGCGAGCCGGAGGCCTTCATTCTCCTGCACGCCCCGGTCTTCACCGGACGGGAAAAGGAATACCTGACACACTGCATCGACACCACTTTCGTGTCCAGCGTGGGCGAATACGTGACCCGGTTCGAGGATATGACCCGCGACTTCACCGGCGCGAAAAGGGCCGTGGCCGTGGTCAACGGCACCTGCGGCCTGACGGCCGCGCTGGAATTGGTAGGCGTGGGGCACGGCGACTTGGTCCTGACCCAGGGGCTGACCTTCGTGGCCACGGCCAACGCCATCTCCAACACCGGCGCGATCCCCATTTTCATCGACTCGGACCCCGACACCCTGGGCATGAGCCCCGATGCGCTCGTGGCCTGGCTCGATGCCCACCCTGAGGAGGTTCCGCGGATCAAGGCATGTGTGCCGGTCCACATTCTGGGCCACGCCTGCCGCATCCGCGAGATCTGCGACATCTGCGAGCAGCACTCCATCCCCGTGGTGGAGGACGCTGCGGAGGGATTGGGCTCCTTCCTGGACGGGCGACACCTGGGCACCTTCGGCAAACTCGGCGTGCTCAGCTACAACGGCAACAAAACCATCACCACCGGCGGCGGAGGCATGATCCTGGCGGGCGACGAGGAGCTGGGCGGACACGTCAAGCACATGACCGCCACGGCCAAGGTCCCGCACCGCTGGGAGTTCCGCCACGACGCCGTGGCCTGGAACTACCGCATGCCCAACATCAACGCGGCGCTCGGCTGTGCGCAGATGGAGAAGCTCGACGAGATTTTGGCCGACAAACGGGCCGTGGCCGCCGCCTACCGCGACTTTTTCGCGAGCGTGGACGGCATCGACTACGTGGACGCCCCCGAGGGCTGCCTGTCCAACTACTGGCTGAATACCGTGCTCTTCGAGGACCGCGCACGGCGCGACGAATTCCTGGCCCGGTCCAACGACGCGGGCGTCATGACCCGGCCTCTGTGGGCGCTCATGGCCGACCTGCCCATGTACGCGAACCACGAAAACGACGGCCTGAAAAATGCCCGAGAACTGGCCGAGCGGGCCGTGAACCTGCCCAGCGGGCCGAGGCTCAAACCGTGA
- a CDS encoding NAD-dependent 4,6-dehydratase LegB yields MHLNNKRILVTGSDGFIGSHLVEHLVRQGYSVRAFVLYNSFNSWGWLDESPKEIRDSLEIFAGDIRDPNGVREAMKGCDVVLHLAALIAIPYSYHSPDTYVDTNVKGTLNIVQAARDLGVERCVVTSTSEVYGTAQFVPITEDHPLQGQSPYSATKIGADQIAMSFHNAFETPVSIIRPFNTYGPRQSARAVIPTVITQIGNGAERIKLGALTPTRDFNFVSDTVRGFEAVAASDACVGEVVNVGSGFEVSIGDTAAAIAEVMGADIEIVCEQERIRPAKSEVERLFAGNEKAKRLCGWEPEFGGLDGFKRGLALTAEWFADPDNLRRYKADIYNI; encoded by the coding sequence ATGCATCTCAATAACAAAAGAATTCTGGTCACCGGGTCGGACGGTTTCATCGGCTCGCACCTGGTGGAACACCTGGTCCGCCAGGGATATTCGGTCCGCGCATTCGTCCTGTACAACTCCTTCAACTCCTGGGGCTGGCTCGACGAATCGCCCAAGGAGATCCGGGATTCCCTGGAGATCTTCGCGGGCGACATCCGCGACCCCAACGGGGTGCGCGAGGCCATGAAGGGCTGCGACGTGGTCCTGCACCTGGCCGCGCTCATCGCCATTCCCTACTCCTACCACTCCCCGGACACCTACGTGGACACCAACGTCAAGGGCACCCTGAACATCGTCCAGGCGGCCCGCGACCTGGGCGTTGAACGGTGCGTGGTCACCTCCACCAGCGAGGTCTACGGCACGGCGCAGTTCGTGCCCATCACCGAGGATCACCCGCTCCAGGGCCAGTCGCCCTACTCGGCCACCAAGATCGGGGCGGACCAGATCGCCATGAGCTTCCACAACGCCTTCGAGACCCCGGTGTCCATCATCCGGCCTTTCAACACCTACGGCCCCCGCCAGTCCGCCCGCGCGGTCATCCCCACGGTCATCACCCAGATCGGGAACGGGGCCGAACGGATCAAGCTCGGGGCCCTGACCCCCACCCGGGACTTCAACTTCGTCTCCGACACGGTGCGCGGCTTCGAGGCCGTGGCCGCGTCCGATGCCTGCGTGGGCGAGGTGGTCAACGTGGGCAGCGGGTTCGAGGTCTCGATCGGCGACACGGCCGCGGCCATCGCCGAGGTCATGGGCGCGGACATCGAAATCGTCTGCGAACAGGAGCGCATCCGCCCGGCCAAAAGCGAGGTGGAGCGGCTGTTCGCGGGCAACGAGAAGGCCAAACGGCTGTGCGGCTGGGAACCGGAATTCGGCGGGCTCGACGGCTTCAAGCGGGGCCTTGCGCTGACCGCCGAGTGGTTCGCGGACCCGGACAACCTGCGGCGCTACAAGGCCGACATCTACAACATCTAG
- the rfbG gene encoding CDP-glucose 4,6-dehydratase, which translates to MLREFYKGKRVFLTGDTGFKGAWLSLWLTRLGAEVGTYSLAPHTTPSLHELAGVASRVQRLGGDIRQPAPLAKAMRDFRPDIVVHMAAQSLVRPSYEDPLTTFETNVMGTANLLDAVRGTDSVRAVINVTSDKCYENREWIWGYRENDPMGGHDPYSASKGCAELVAASYIKSYFSSGRAAVASVRAGNVIGGGDFAKDRLIPDMVRAFSRGEAVKIRSPRATRPWQHVLEPCTDTSCSPKGSQRTATPSRAAGTSARPTSPPALWAKWLRDSARNGVTEPGTSWMKGTTRTRRACSSSTAPRPPEYWSGAQKWISSRHWTGPPPGTRRGPRVPTARR; encoded by the coding sequence ATGCTGCGCGAATTTTACAAGGGCAAACGCGTCTTCCTGACGGGCGACACCGGCTTCAAGGGGGCCTGGCTCTCCCTGTGGCTGACGCGCCTGGGCGCCGAGGTGGGCACCTACTCGCTGGCGCCGCACACGACGCCGTCCCTGCACGAACTGGCCGGCGTGGCGTCCCGGGTCCAGCGCCTGGGCGGCGACATCCGGCAGCCCGCTCCCCTGGCAAAAGCCATGCGCGATTTCCGGCCGGACATCGTCGTCCACATGGCTGCGCAGTCCCTGGTCCGCCCTTCCTACGAGGACCCGCTCACGACCTTCGAGACCAACGTCATGGGCACGGCCAACCTGCTGGACGCCGTCCGCGGGACCGATTCGGTCCGGGCCGTGATCAACGTAACCAGCGACAAATGCTACGAGAACAGGGAATGGATCTGGGGCTACCGCGAAAACGATCCCATGGGCGGACACGACCCCTATTCCGCCAGCAAGGGGTGCGCGGAGCTGGTCGCGGCCTCCTACATCAAAAGCTATTTCAGCAGCGGCCGGGCCGCCGTGGCGTCGGTCAGGGCGGGCAACGTCATCGGCGGCGGCGACTTCGCGAAAGACCGGCTCATACCGGACATGGTCCGGGCCTTCTCGCGCGGGGAAGCGGTCAAGATCCGCTCGCCGCGCGCCACCCGGCCGTGGCAGCACGTCCTGGAACCCTGCACGGATACCTCATGCTCGCCAAAAGGCTCGCAGAGGACGGCCACGCCTTCGAGGGCGGCTGGAACTTCGGCCCGGCCGACGAGTCCACCCGCACTGTGGGCGAAGTGGTTGCGAGATTCAGCGAGAAATGGGGTGACGGAGCCCGGTACGAGCTGGATGAAGGGGACCACCCGCACGAGGCGGGCCTGCTCAAGCTCGACTGCTCCAAGGCCGCCAGAGTACTGGAGTGGAGCCCAAAAATGGATTTCTTCACGGCATTGGACCGGACCGCCTCCTGGTACAAGGCGTGGTCCGAGGGTGCCGACTGCACGTCGCTGA
- a CDS encoding sulfotransferase domain-containing protein, which translates to MHPTKSLLKRLYAVTSALSSHSDERVFIACFPKSGSTFLRNVMAEITGYKTEEVCVGVKNDEQGIYLPALIDQAFNGISSRMHMKAKDQNIEILQKCGIRPVVLVRNIFDIVVSLRDHCHRTPIFAMVQMKDAYAKLSPEKQLDAIIDMLVPWYIEFYASWYRARESNAVDLYWTSYEEVMSDKPKAVRDICGFYGIKTSDEEIDRAIKTIEGDRKRSNFNVGKTGRGKENLTPEQIRKITGMAGYFEDIDFSSMGVVR; encoded by the coding sequence ATGCATCCGACCAAAAGCCTGCTGAAAAGACTCTACGCCGTCACCTCGGCGCTCTCGTCCCACTCCGACGAGCGGGTATTCATCGCCTGCTTCCCGAAGAGCGGGTCCACGTTTTTGCGCAACGTCATGGCCGAGATCACGGGATACAAGACCGAAGAGGTCTGCGTGGGCGTCAAGAACGACGAGCAGGGCATCTATCTGCCGGCCCTGATCGACCAGGCCTTCAACGGCATCTCCAGCCGCATGCACATGAAGGCCAAGGACCAGAACATCGAAATCCTGCAAAAATGCGGAATACGGCCTGTCGTGCTGGTGCGCAACATCTTCGACATCGTGGTCAGCCTGCGCGACCACTGCCACCGCACGCCCATCTTCGCCATGGTCCAGATGAAGGACGCCTACGCCAAACTGTCCCCGGAAAAACAGTTGGACGCCATCATCGACATGCTCGTGCCCTGGTACATCGAGTTCTACGCGTCCTGGTACCGGGCCAGGGAGAGCAACGCGGTGGACCTCTACTGGACCAGCTACGAGGAAGTCATGTCCGACAAGCCCAAGGCCGTCAGGGACATCTGCGGCTTCTACGGCATAAAGACCTCGGACGAGGAGATCGACAGGGCCATCAAGACCATCGAGGGAGACAGGAAGCGGTCGAACTTCAACGTCGGCAAGACCGGGCGGGGCAAGGAAAACCTCACCCCGGAGCAAATCAGGAAGATCACCGGCATGGCGGGCTACTTCGAGGACATCGACTTCTCCTCCATGGGAGTGGTCCGCTAG
- the neuB gene encoding N-acetylneuraminate synthase, producing MQREPIFIIAEAGVNHNGDMELARRLIDLAAEAGADAVKFQTFRAEEIVTGSAQKAEYQKETSGAEESQFEMLKKLELDVDAHALLMDHCRTRGIAFLSTPFDGDSLDMLIEMGVPVVKIPSGEITNLPYMRKIGSKGLPVILSTGMATLDEVRDAVAVLTSSGTPAARITVLHCNTQYPTPMADANLRAMATLAETLPECRVGYSDHTSGITCAVAAAAMGATVIEKHFTLDKTLPGPDHAASMDPIELADMVRSVREVELALGDGVKQPSGSERSNIDIARRFLVAAAPIKTGEPFSEANVAARRTGCGGISPMRWDEVMGLPAKKDFQPGEGIEL from the coding sequence ATGCAGCGCGAACCAATCTTCATCATCGCCGAGGCGGGCGTGAACCATAACGGCGACATGGAACTGGCCAGAAGGCTCATCGACCTGGCCGCCGAGGCCGGGGCCGACGCGGTCAAGTTCCAGACCTTCCGGGCCGAGGAGATCGTCACCGGGTCCGCGCAGAAAGCCGAGTACCAGAAAGAAACGTCCGGCGCCGAGGAGTCCCAGTTCGAGATGCTCAAGAAGCTCGAACTCGACGTGGACGCCCACGCCCTGCTCATGGACCACTGCCGGACGCGCGGCATCGCCTTCCTGTCCACGCCCTTTGATGGGGACAGCCTGGACATGCTCATCGAGATGGGTGTGCCGGTGGTCAAGATCCCGTCCGGCGAGATCACCAATCTGCCGTACATGCGCAAGATCGGTTCCAAAGGGCTGCCGGTCATCCTGTCCACGGGCATGGCCACCCTGGACGAGGTACGCGACGCCGTGGCCGTCCTGACCAGCTCGGGTACCCCGGCAGCACGGATCACCGTGCTCCACTGCAACACGCAGTACCCGACTCCCATGGCCGACGCCAACCTGCGGGCCATGGCCACCCTGGCCGAGACCCTGCCCGAATGCCGCGTGGGCTATTCGGATCATACGTCGGGCATCACCTGCGCCGTGGCCGCGGCCGCCATGGGCGCGACGGTCATCGAAAAGCATTTCACCCTGGACAAGACCCTGCCCGGTCCGGACCACGCAGCCTCCATGGACCCCATCGAGCTGGCCGACATGGTCCGGTCCGTGCGCGAGGTGGAGCTGGCCTTGGGCGACGGCGTGAAGCAGCCGAGCGGATCCGAACGGTCCAACATCGACATCGCGCGGCGGTTCCTGGTGGCGGCCGCGCCCATCAAGACGGGCGAACCGTTCTCTGAGGCCAACGTGGCCGCCCGGCGCACCGGCTGCGGCGGCATCTCGCCCATGCGCTGGGACGAAGTCATGGGCTTGCCCGCAAAAAAGGATTTCCAACCCGGCGAGGGCATCGAGCTGTGA
- the rfbF gene encoding glucose-1-phosphate cytidylyltransferase, with translation MEVIILCGGLGTRLREETEFRPKPMVNIGSRPILWHIMKTYAHYGHTDFLLPLGYKGEMIRDYFVNYEWMNNDITLELGNRANVCMHGCHEETDWRITMSNTGQHTLKGGRIKRVEKYVKGDTFMLTYGDGVANIDINALLDFHHSHGKIVTVSGVNPAQRFGELKTDGDRVLAFQEKPVHTTCELINGGYFVFDRKIFDYLTPDEDCDLEYGPLEKLAAKGELMVYRHEGFWACMDTLRDTEHLNRLWDQNKAEWKVW, from the coding sequence ATGGAAGTCATTATATTGTGCGGAGGGCTTGGAACCAGACTCAGGGAAGAGACCGAATTCCGGCCCAAACCCATGGTGAACATAGGCTCCAGGCCGATTCTGTGGCACATCATGAAGACCTACGCCCACTACGGGCACACGGATTTCCTGCTCCCCCTCGGGTACAAGGGCGAAATGATCCGGGACTACTTCGTCAACTACGAGTGGATGAACAACGACATCACGCTCGAACTGGGAAACCGGGCGAACGTCTGCATGCACGGCTGCCACGAGGAGACCGACTGGCGCATAACCATGTCGAACACCGGCCAGCACACCCTCAAGGGCGGGCGCATCAAGCGGGTGGAGAAATACGTCAAGGGCGACACCTTCATGCTGACCTACGGCGACGGCGTGGCCAACATCGACATCAACGCGCTGCTCGACTTCCACCATTCCCACGGAAAGATCGTCACCGTCTCCGGCGTCAACCCGGCCCAGCGCTTCGGCGAGCTCAAGACCGACGGGGACCGCGTGCTGGCCTTTCAGGAAAAGCCCGTGCACACCACCTGCGAATTGATCAACGGCGGCTACTTCGTGTTCGACCGAAAAATCTTCGACTACCTGACCCCGGACGAGGACTGCGATCTCGAATACGGACCGCTGGAGAAACTCGCCGCCAAGGGGGAGTTGATGGTCTACCGCCACGAGGGATTCTGGGCCTGCATGGACACCCTCCGGGATACGGAGCACCTGAACAGGCTCTGGGATCAGAACAAGGCCGAGTGGAAGGTCTGGTAA
- a CDS encoding class I SAM-dependent methyltransferase, with the protein MNCRHCHTPLKDVFIDLVNQPPSNSFLKQSQLDDPETYFPLKLYVCSECFLVQVDEYKNSQEIFSDDYVYFSSFSSSWVEHARRYVDMAEERLGLDRDSMVMEIASNDGYLLQWFVKKGIPCLGIEPTGGTADAAEKIGVPTRREFFGTDLARRLKAEGNRPDLLLGNNVLAHVPDINDFVQGLEIALKKGGTITMEFPHLMRLMDQNQFDTIYHEHFSYLSLTTVDRIFRESGLTIFDVEELPTHGGSLRIFARHADETDRPVLPSVSGLLQTEEEKGMKTIAHYTGFQARADAVKADLLEFLIRQKRDGKQVAAYGAAAKGNTLLNYCGIKNDLISFCVDASPHKQDLFLPGSHIPVLHPKALRERRPDYILILPWNIQKEIMQEHAYVSEWNGRFVTAIPRLTVH; encoded by the coding sequence ATGAACTGCCGCCACTGCCATACGCCGCTCAAGGACGTGTTCATCGACCTCGTGAACCAGCCGCCGTCCAACTCCTTTCTGAAGCAATCGCAACTGGACGATCCGGAAACCTATTTCCCGCTCAAGCTCTACGTCTGCTCCGAGTGCTTCCTCGTGCAGGTGGACGAATACAAGAATTCCCAAGAGATATTCTCGGACGACTACGTCTACTTCTCCTCCTTTTCCAGCTCCTGGGTGGAGCACGCCAGGCGATACGTGGACATGGCGGAAGAGCGCTTAGGCCTGGACCGCGATTCCATGGTCATGGAGATCGCCTCCAACGACGGCTACCTTCTGCAATGGTTCGTGAAAAAGGGCATCCCCTGCCTGGGCATCGAACCCACCGGCGGGACGGCCGACGCCGCCGAAAAGATCGGCGTCCCCACCCGGCGCGAATTCTTCGGGACCGACCTGGCCCGCAGGCTCAAGGCCGAGGGGAACCGGCCCGACCTGCTGCTGGGCAACAACGTGCTCGCCCATGTCCCGGACATCAACGACTTCGTCCAGGGGCTGGAGATCGCGCTGAAAAAAGGCGGGACCATCACCATGGAATTCCCCCACCTCATGCGGTTGATGGACCAGAACCAGTTCGACACCATCTACCACGAGCACTTTTCCTATCTCTCCCTGACCACGGTGGACAGGATATTCCGGGAGAGCGGGTTGACGATCTTCGACGTCGAGGAACTGCCCACCCACGGCGGCTCGCTCAGGATATTCGCCCGCCACGCCGACGAAACGGACCGTCCCGTCCTGCCCTCCGTCTCCGGTCTGCTGCAAACGGAGGAGGAGAAGGGCATGAAGACGATCGCCCACTACACCGGCTTCCAGGCCAGGGCCGACGCGGTCAAGGCCGATCTGCTCGAATTCCTCATCCGGCAGAAGCGGGACGGGAAACAGGTGGCCGCCTACGGGGCCGCCGCCAAGGGCAACACCCTGCTCAACTACTGCGGCATAAAGAACGACCTGATATCCTTCTGCGTCGACGCCTCCCCGCACAAGCAGGACCTGTTCCTGCCCGGGAGCCACATCCCCGTGCTGCACCCCAAGGCCCTACGGGAGAGACGGCCCGACTACATCCTCATCCTCCCGTGGAACATCCAGAAGGAAATCATGCAGGAGCACGCCTACGTCTCCGAATGGAACGGCCGTTTCGTCACGGCCATCCCCCGGCTGACGGTCCATTAG